The Flavobacteriales bacterium DNA window CATAAGCATAATCGTCATGAACTTGCCCCCCTTCTACTAAGCCATGTGTGCCATAAAAGGTATCCCCAATTTCTAATTGATGAACATCGGCAACCGTACTTCCAAGTACCACCTCTAAACTACGGTTCCATAATCGCCCTTCCTTCAGGCTCACTTCATAGAGTTCAGGGTATTGGTGTGTTGTTCCAACTATTCTAAATCCGTTAAAAGAATCGCCAAAAGAAAGCGGAATGGTAAAATCAACCAATGCGTTTTTACTAAGCTTTTTTGCTTCCTTATATGAAATATTTCCTGTTGGGTTATCTATGTGATATATACTGGAAAGAATTAACTGTAATGGACTACCTTTTGCTCCAACAACCATATCAATACCCTTGAGGTTAGCTTTGAGTTGTTGTTCTATTTGGTTGTTCAGTAATAAAAGCAATGAAATGACACCTACTCCAAAGGTCATTAACAATAAGCTAAGAGTAGTATTCAAAGGGTTACTTACAAGATTTCGCCAACCTAATTGTCTAATATTCATAATGTTATAGATTTTTTAAATTGACTTTTTAATCTGCTATCGTGCGTGATGATTATTAGTTGGGCATTTGTGCTTGATGCCTGCTCTTTGAGGAGTTTAATAATCTTATCGCAATTAGTATCGTCCAAACTGGAAGTGGGCTCATCTGCTAAAATTATATCTGGATTTTTGACAACTGCTAAGGCTATAGCTGCTCTTTGTTGCTCACCTTGACTTAATTCATCTGGCTTACAGTCCAATTTATCTGCTAAGCCTATCTGCTCTAACAAATGAATAGCACGTTCTCTGTCTTGATTGTTATGTGACAAATACAGCGAAAGAAGCAGATTATCCAAAACACTGATATTTCGCACAAAATGTGGACGTTGAAAAACCATCCCTATGTGCTTTCCTCTGAATTGGTCTAACTCTTTAGAGGGTAAATTATGATAGTTAAGACCATTAAAATCTAATGTTCCAGACAAGGGTTTTAATAATCCAGCTAGAATTTGAATTAAGGTTGTTTTGCCTACCCCTGACTCACCAAGTATCAATAAATCTTCTTCGTTTTCTAATTTAATATCAGGAAACGAAAATTGATTTACATCATCGTAAGCAAAAGTTATAGATTCTGAATGCAACATATACTCTAAAAATTTTTATCTATGACAAATCATCAATAAAAGCCATTAAATATCCTATTTAATTTTGATAAAAAAACATTTAACAAAATATTTTTTTACATGATTTAACAATTTTATAAAGACAAAAATAACACAATTATTGCAACACTGTTGCATTGAAAATATAATTAAATATTTGACAAATCATTTTTGATTGATTTTATGAAATTAGTTTCAAGGCTT harbors:
- a CDS encoding ATP-binding cassette domain-containing protein translates to MLHSESITFAYDDVNQFSFPDIKLENEEDLLILGESGVGKTTLIQILAGLLKPLSGTLDFNGLNYHNLPSKELDQFRGKHIGMVFQRPHFVRNISVLDNLLLSLYLSHNNQDRERAIHLLEQIGLADKLDCKPDELSQGEQQRAAIALAVVKNPDIILADEPTSSLDDTNCDKIIKLLKEQASSTNAQLIIITHDSRLKSQFKKSITL